Within the Saccharomonospora amisosensis genome, the region GCGGTGCGTGAGTACTTGCGAAATCACTCCCCGATCTCCCCTCGGCAGGAAGGCAGGGTCACCGCCACGGATTTGCCGCCAACTTCGCTCGGGCAGTTCCCCGGCACCGACTACGAGTTCCGCTGAGCCGTCCGCTCGCGGACAGACCAGACCCGGGAAGAAATGGAGGAACACCATGAAAACAGCGGCCAGAGGTCGCCGAATGCCGGGACGGAAGGGAACACGCGCTGCGCTCGCCTGCGCGGCGGCGGCGGTGATGCTCGTCGCGCCCCTTGCCGCCTCGGCTGCCGGGGAACCTGAGATCGACCTCGCAGCGGACAGGTTCGACCTTGCCCCCAGGATCTACACGGTAACTCCGTCCTCGGAACCCGGCGCGATCAACGGGCCCTCCAGCGTCAAGGTCTGGGATGCCGACACGAACAAGTTGATCAAAGAGGTGCCGGTTCCCTCCGACAGGGCGGACGGCCTCTCCAGGCCACACCACTTCATGGCCGTACCTGGACGCAACTTCGCGTTCGTGATGGCGTTCGCGCCGTCCTCGTCCATCAAGGTCTTCGACATGGTGACCAACGAGTTCACCAACGAGATCCCCACCGGACTGGGAGCGCGACACCTCGAGTTCGACCCGAACGGCGCGATCGCCTACAGCGCGAACTTCGACGGTGACAGCATCAGCGTGATCAATATCAACGCGCAGAAGACCATGGCCACCATCCCGGTCGGTGATCGGCCGAATTACGTCGAGCACGTTCGGACCAAGAACGGGCCACGACTTTTCGTGAGCAACTTCGGCGAGGACACCGTCACCGTCATCGACGCGGACACCTACCAGGTCGTCGACACGATCACGGTAGGAGACGGGCCGTTCAACATGGCCGAAACCTTCGACCACAAGTCGCTCGTCAGCGCCGATGCCCGCAGTAACACCGCGACATTCGTCGACGTCAATACCCTCGAAGTGACCGACCAGATCGACATCGAGGGCGAGCACCGCACCGACCTCCCGGCCTCCGCGTTCCAGCGATTGAACCCGCGGATCACTCCCGACGGGAAGTGGCTTCTCATCGGCAACCAGGACGCTTCGGCCGTCAGCGTCATCAACATCGAAGAGCGCAAGCTCGAGAAGCTGATCCCCGCCGGATTGGGCGCCGACATCGCCTTCTTCCCGAAGGGTCCGGCCGAAGGGTACGCGTTCGTGACCAACCGATACGACAACTTCGTGACGGTGGCCAAACTGAACGGCGACGACCCGCCGACGTTCCACAAGAACATCCCAACGGAGAAGATCGGCTCCCACTATTCCACCTTCACCGAGGACTGGAGCCAGGGAATCGTCTCCGAGCGTCCAGGGCGCGCGTACTCGGTCATCGACATGACGAAGCTGGAGGAAACCGCGAACGTCTGGGTTGGTGGCACCCCCGGCCCGTCCGAACCCGACTCCAGCCAGGACTACACCAGGGCCGGTCCCGACATGGCGGTGTACGTCTGGTTCGACAGGGGCAAGGCGATGGTGCACCACGAAAGGGGCGAAGTCTGAGCTAGCGCGCGGCCTGGGGTCGCTGGGAACAGCAACCCCAGGCCGCGCCCACTGCGCAGGAAGGAACCCGATGACAGGGACGCGGAAAAACCACGACTACCCACGGAGTGCCACATGCTGACCCGGCGCGACCTGCTGTGTACGGGCTCCGGTGTGGCCGCGGCGATGCTGCTGAGCCAGCGCGAAGCACTGGCTCGCGGGGCCGCCGCCGCACGACTGCCCCGCTTCGTCGACCCCCTCGCCGTACCCCCCACCGTGCGAGCAGGTCACGACGGGGGTATCCGGATGACGATGCGCCCCGGACGGCAGCGCGTGCACGCGGCACTGCCGGACACTGCGATCTGGGGATTCGACGGCGGTGAAGGGCCGACGTGGCCCGGGCCAACCATCGAGGCAGCCCGCGACATTCCACTGTGGATAGCCCAGCACAACGCGCTCGGCAAGGAACACCTGTTCCACGACTCGGTTGACCCTGCGACCTGGCACGGGCCGTTCCCCGAGTTCGACGGGCGCGAACTCGGTCAGGAACAGGTGGGCACGCCGCGGGCTGCCACCCACCTACACGGCGCGCGGGTGGCACCCGGTGACGACGGCTTCCCCGACGCGTGGTCGCTGCACGGTGAGACGATCACCTACCGCTACCCGAACCGGCAGCACCCGCTCAGCCAGCGCGCCCCCGCGTTGTGGTACCACGACCACGCCGTCGCGATCACCCGGCTGAACGCCTACGCCGGGCTCTCGGGCTTCTACCTGATCCGGGATCCACTCGAGGAGGAACTCGGCCTGCCCGTCGGGCTTCCCTACGAGTTGCCGCTGATGATCCAGGACCGCGACTTCCACGAGGACGGCACGCAGGCTTACCCGGCTGCCCCGTGGGTCGGGAACGTGCAGGGCGCCGTCGCGGTCGTCAACGGCACCGCGTGGCCACGCCATGACGTGGACCGCGGGGTCTACCGCCTGCGGCTGCTCAACGCCGCCCAGCACCGAATGTTCCACCTGGCCTTGGACCATGGCACGTTCACCGTGCTCGGTACGGACGGAGGACTGCTGGCCAAACCGGTGGCAGGTGTGCGAACGGTGGCGCTGGCCCCTGCGGAGCGACTCGACGTCCTCGTCGACTTCTCCTCCGCTCCCGCGGGCGCGAAGGTACGCCTGCTCAACGTCGCGCCCGAGTCGAACCCACCAGGGCCGCGGATCGACGAGATCATGCGGTTCGATGTCGGCCAGCAGCGGGGGCACAGACCGGGACTGCCGGGGCGCCTCGACCCGTGGTTCGAGCGGCTCGACCCGCGGCAGGCCCGGGTGCGGCGGCGCATGCTGATGCAGCGGCTACGGCCGGACCGTCCTGCCTCCACCGGCAACCCGTGGCTGCTGTGGTATCACGACCCGACGGTCCCGCCTGGTACGTACCCGGCCGTCGGCGACGGCTGGCGCCCAGGGTTCTGGAGCGACCCGGCGTTCGTCCGCCCCCATGCCGGTACGACGGAGGTCTGGTCGATCAGCAACCCGGCACCGGTCGCGCACCCGATCCACCTGCACCTCGTCCAGTTCCAGATCCTGGCCCGGCACAACTCCGCCGACCGGCGCCGTCCCGCCGCGTACGAGGGCGGCTGGAAGGACACCGTGTCGATCGGTCCACACGAAACCGTGGACCTCGTCGCCCGCTTCGACCTTCCGGACGCGACGCCAACCCCCGCCCCGTACCCGTGGCACTGTCATGTGCTCGAGCACGAGGACAACGACATGATGCATGCCTTCACGGTGGTCTGATCCGGCAGCGTCCGGCAGCGCGGACACGCCGAGGGTCACGGTGCCGCCTCGTCGAGCCAGGCTCGGACGCGGTCGCGGTCCGCGTCCAGCACCGGCGGTGCCGCGTGCCGGTCGCGGGTCACCTCCGCGCCCGCTGTGTCGAAGAACCGCAGCGGCGGTCCCGGCAGCGTGACGGTTCCGAGCGTGTCGTGCTCGACGTCCACCACCAGTCCCTGGCTGCGGGTCTGCTCCCACTCGTAGACCTGGTCGATCGTGCGCACCCGCCCGGCGGGTATTCCCAACTCGGCCAGCCGGGCGAGCAGGTCAGCGGCCTTCCACGTCGAGAACGTCCGCTCGATCAGCGCGACGAGTTCGGCGTGGTTGGCCACCCGGTCAGCGTTCGTCGCGAACCGGCCCCCGTCCGCGTCGAGGCCGAACCCCGAGCAGAACCTGCTCCACAGGTCCGCACTGCCCACGGCGATCTGCACCGAACCGTCCGCACAGCGAAACAGCCCGTACGGGGCGATGGAGGGGTGGTGGTTTCCCTGTGCCCGCCCGACCTCACCCGCGACGGTCCAGCGAGTGGCCTGGAAGGCGTGTACCCCGACCCCCGCGGCGAGCAGCGAGGTACGGACCACCCTGCCCTTGCCGTCGCTGCCGCGTTCCAGCAGTGCGGCGAGCACGCCGTACGCGCCGTACATCCCGGCGAGCAAATCGCAGATCGGGGTGCCGAACTTCTGCGGCTGGTCCGGGTCGGGTCCGGTCAGCGACATCAGCCCGGCCTCGCCCTGCGCGATCTGGTCGTAGCCCGCTCGCCCGCCCTCCGGCCCGTCGTGGCCG harbors:
- a CDS encoding CaiB/BaiF CoA transferase family protein, producing the protein MTTATQQAGRGTGPLSGTVVVDLSRALAGPHATMMLGDLGARVIKVEAPGRGDDTRGWGPPFVRPDHDGGTAEESTYFLSANRNKESIALDLKDADDHATLLRMIARADVLVENFRTGVLDRLGLGFAELHRLNPRLVILSITGFGHDGPEGGRAGYDQIAQGEAGLMSLTGPDPDQPQKFGTPICDLLAGMYGAYGVLAALLERGSDGKGRVVRTSLLAAGVGVHAFQATRWTVAGEVGRAQGNHHPSIAPYGLFRCADGSVQIAVGSADLWSRFCSGFGLDADGGRFATNADRVANHAELVALIERTFSTWKAADLLARLAELGIPAGRVRTIDQVYEWEQTRSQGLVVDVEHDTLGTVTLPGPPLRFFDTAGAEVTRDRHAAPPVLDADRDRVRAWLDEAAP
- a CDS encoding multicopper oxidase family protein, which produces MLTRRDLLCTGSGVAAAMLLSQREALARGAAAARLPRFVDPLAVPPTVRAGHDGGIRMTMRPGRQRVHAALPDTAIWGFDGGEGPTWPGPTIEAARDIPLWIAQHNALGKEHLFHDSVDPATWHGPFPEFDGRELGQEQVGTPRAATHLHGARVAPGDDGFPDAWSLHGETITYRYPNRQHPLSQRAPALWYHDHAVAITRLNAYAGLSGFYLIRDPLEEELGLPVGLPYELPLMIQDRDFHEDGTQAYPAAPWVGNVQGAVAVVNGTAWPRHDVDRGVYRLRLLNAAQHRMFHLALDHGTFTVLGTDGGLLAKPVAGVRTVALAPAERLDVLVDFSSAPAGAKVRLLNVAPESNPPGPRIDEIMRFDVGQQRGHRPGLPGRLDPWFERLDPRQARVRRRMLMQRLRPDRPASTGNPWLLWYHDPTVPPGTYPAVGDGWRPGFWSDPAFVRPHAGTTEVWSISNPAPVAHPIHLHLVQFQILARHNSADRRRPAAYEGGWKDTVSIGPHETVDLVARFDLPDATPTPAPYPWHCHVLEHEDNDMMHAFTVV
- a CDS encoding YncE family protein — translated: MPGRKGTRAALACAAAAVMLVAPLAASAAGEPEIDLAADRFDLAPRIYTVTPSSEPGAINGPSSVKVWDADTNKLIKEVPVPSDRADGLSRPHHFMAVPGRNFAFVMAFAPSSSIKVFDMVTNEFTNEIPTGLGARHLEFDPNGAIAYSANFDGDSISVININAQKTMATIPVGDRPNYVEHVRTKNGPRLFVSNFGEDTVTVIDADTYQVVDTITVGDGPFNMAETFDHKSLVSADARSNTATFVDVNTLEVTDQIDIEGEHRTDLPASAFQRLNPRITPDGKWLLIGNQDASAVSVINIEERKLEKLIPAGLGADIAFFPKGPAEGYAFVTNRYDNFVTVAKLNGDDPPTFHKNIPTEKIGSHYSTFTEDWSQGIVSERPGRAYSVIDMTKLEETANVWVGGTPGPSEPDSSQDYTRAGPDMAVYVWFDRGKAMVHHERGEV